One Ciconia boyciana chromosome 9, ASM3463844v1, whole genome shotgun sequence genomic window carries:
- the THG1L gene encoding probable tRNA(His) guanylyltransferase isoform X2, with the protein MTHVVSQFASSYVFYWKDYFKDQQLLYPPGFDGRIVLYPSNQNLKDYLSWRQADCHVNNLYNTVFWMLVQRSGLTPVQAQDRLQGTLAGDKNEILFSEFNINYNNEPLMYRKGTVLIWQKINEVVTKKIKLPKETEEKEVEVTRTRTKVVPLHCDIIGDQFWEEYPEILAEDS; encoded by the exons ATGACTCATGTGGTCTCCCAGTTTGCCTCAAGTTACGTTTTCTATTGGAAGGATTACTTTAAGGACCAGCAACTTCTGTACCCACCAGGATTTGATGGACGAATTGTGTTGTATCCCAGCAACCAAAATTTAAAGGACTACCTCAGCTGGAGACAAGCAGATT GCCATGTTAATAATCTTTATAATACAGTGTTTTGGATGCTTGTACAGCGAAGTGGTTTGACACCAGTGCAAGCACAGGATAGACTCCAG GGAACTCTGGCTGGAGATAAGAACGAAATCTTATTTTCCGAATTCAACATCAACTACAACAATGAACCTTTGATGTATAGAAAAGGAACTGTCTTAATATGGCAGAAG ATTAATGAAGTCGtgactaagaaaataaaactgccaaaggaaacagaagaaaaggaagtcGAAGTGACTCGGACTAGGACTAAAGTTGTTCCCCTGCACTGTGACATTATTGGGGACCAGTTCTGGGAGGAATATCCTGAGATTCTGGCTGAGGATAGTTGA
- the SOX30 gene encoding transcription factor SOX-30 isoform X2: MERGAGERPRRSGAPPEPPAGPRRPPPPPPQEEAKGPLRVLHIKVEEPEPEEGDPRGCHGDSREPGGELRCSPAPWGGKEEARGPIKRDGGHEGGSGEGHNEVKVLEKRGNGKEPWRGGAVKVEPPDVAFEACGVKVEKDDAPAGSLCGPAHASTDDRKAQLCEGFGILPEDLKIPVVFHPLPPGTRIQIQGPLLPELIHVTKVPVKQVPLKMQSLLEPSVKIETKNVPLTVLPSDSGMPDTPFSKDKSGHVKRPMNAFMVWARIHRPALAKANPAANNAEISVQLGLEWSKLTEEQKQPYYDEAQKIKQRHREEFPGWVYQPRPGKRKRFPLPVSAVFSGTSQSIIATNPAGICPFQSPAYSVVIPNVKNSIGHPVCESPSAIRLPASSIQHAGPITLFQTTSASTASVAVPAPTLPLRPVISPQHFAEPAQTEALDVSSGLNCSLKRPTPVFIESFSRNPSNITTNNGRFSVSNSEPPKEYPGVSIFPRGVPLPQATPFLHSHVYESPPIGQPASLFGVPPRFSFHHPYFVPGPHYFPSSTCPFSRPPFGCGNFSSSVPECLGFYEDRYQRQEVMFSALDGDYPFKEYPEESIREDHHSCESLEVVSFHNICKEERYLSPLPQLDVGALEEVLSATPSTPSSIHLVNVTDSDEEEEVKLLREL; this comes from the exons ATGgagcggggggctggggagcgcCCCCGCCGCTCCGGGGCTCCCCCGGAGCCGCCCgcgggcccccgccgccccccgccgccccccccgcagGAGGAGGCCAAGGGCCCCCTCAGGGTGCTGCACATCAAAGTCGAGGAGCCCGAGCCGGAGGAGGGAGATCCCCGGGGCTGCCACGGGGACAGCAGGGAGCCAGGGGGCGAGTTGAGGTGCTCCCCGGCTCCCTGGGGGGGTAAAGAGGAGGCCCGCGGCCCCATCAAGAGAGACGGGGGCCATGAAGGGGGCAGCGGAGAAGGCCACAACGAGGTGAAGGTGCTGGAGAAGAGGGGCAATGGGAAGGAGCCCTGGAGAGGAGGTGCTGTCAAAGTGGAGCCGCCTGACGTGGCCTTTGAGGCCTGCGGGGTGAAGGTGGAAAAGGACGATGCCCCGGCTGGCTCCCTGTGTGGGCCCGCTCACGCCAGCACCGATGACCGCAAGGCGCAGCTGTGTGAGGGGTTCGGGATCCTCCCTGAAGATCTGAAGATCCCAGTTGTGTTTCACCCCTTACCTCCTGGGACCCGCATACAGATCCAAGGCCCGCTGCTGCCAGAGCTGATCCATGTGACTAAAGTGCCAGTGAAACAAGTGCCGCTTAAAATGCAGTCTTTACTGGAGCCTTCAGTAAAGATTGAAACTAAAAATGTTCCCCTCACAGTACTGCCCTCCGATTCAG GTATGCCAGATACTCCATTTAGCAAGGACAAAAGTGGCCATGTAAAGCGTCCAATGAATGCATTTATGGTGTGGGCTAGGATTCATCGGCCCGCCCTAGCAAAAGCTAACCCAGCTGCCAATAATGCAGAAATCAGTGTTCAGCTTGGATTGGAGTGGAGCAAACTGactgaagagcagaagcagcccTATTATGACGaagctcagaaaataaaacaaaggcaCAGAGAGGAATTTCCTG GTTGGGTTTATCAACCACGACCAGGCAAAAGAAAGCGTTTTCCACTGCCTGTCTCTGCTGTATTTTCCGGCACTTCTCAGAGTATCATCGCTACAAATCCAGCTGGCATTTGCCCTTTCCAGTCACCTGCTTACTCTGTTGTCATCCCCAATGTTAAGAACAGTATTGGACATCCAGTCT GTGAGTCTCCTTCTGCCATCCGTCTGCCGGCTTCTTCCATTCAACATGCTGGTCCAATAACTCTTTTCCAGACTACTAGTGCAAGCACCGCATCAGTGGCTGTTCCAGCTCCAACCCTGCCCCTGCGCCCTGTAATTTCACCACAGCACTTTGCTGAACCTGCTCAGACAGAAGCTCTTGATGTATCATCTGGGCTCAATTGCTCTCTGAAGAGACCTACACCAGTTTTCATTGAGAGCTTCAGCAGAAACCCAAGTAACATAACCACCAATAATGGCAGATTTTCTGTCTCTAATAGTGAGCCCCCAAAGGAGTACCCAGGGGTTTCTATTTTTCCTAGAGGTGTACCTCTTCCCCAAGCTACCCCTTTTCTTCACTCACATGTCTATGAGTCTCCTCCCATTGGTCAGCCAGCCAGTCTGTTTGGAGTACCTCCTCGGTTTTCATTTCACCACCCATACTTTGTACCTGGACCTCACTATTTCCCCTCAAG CACATGCCCATTCAGCCGACCTCCATTTGGCTGTGGGAATTTCTCCAGCTCAGTGCCTGAATGCCTTGGCTTTTATGAAGACAGGTACCAAAGACAGGAGGTGATGTTTTCAGCTCTGGACGGAGACTATCCTTTCAAGGAATACCCAGAAGAAAGTATACGTGAGGACCACCACAGCTGTGAGAGCCTTGAAGTAGTGTCCTTTCACAACATCTGCAAAGAGGAGCGGTATTTGAGCCCCCTACCACAGCTGGACGTTGGAGCATTAGAGGAGGTTTTGTCAGCCACCCCATCTACTCCCTCCAGCATCCACCTAGTCAATGTAACTGACAGCGATGAGGAAGAAGAAGTAAAGTTGTTGCGagaattgtaa
- the SOX30 gene encoding transcription factor SOX-30 isoform X1, with protein MERGAGERPRRSGAPPEPPAGPRRPPPPPPQEEAKGPLRVLHIKVEEPEPEEGDPRGCHGDSREPGGELRCSPAPWGGKEEARGPIKRDGGHEGGSGEGHNEVKVLEKRGNGKEPWRGGAVKVEPPDVAFEACGVKVEKDDAPAGSLCGPAHASTDDRKAQLCEGFGILPEDLKIPVVFHPLPPGTRIQIQGPLLPELIHVTKVPVKQVPLKMQSLLEPSVKIETKNVPLTVLPSDSGMPDTPFSKDKSGHVKRPMNAFMVWARIHRPALAKANPAANNAEISVQLGLEWSKLTEEQKQPYYDEAQKIKQRHREEFPGWVYQPRPGKRKRFPLPVSAVFSGTSQSIIATNPAGICPFQSPAYSVVIPNVKNSIGHPVCESPSAIRLPASSIQHAGPITLFQTTSASTASVAVPAPTLPLRPVISPQHFAEPAQTEALDVSSGLNCSLKRPTPVFIESFSRNPSNITTNNGRFSVSNSEPPKEYPGVSIFPRGVPLPQATPFLHSHVYESPPIGQPASLFGVPPRFSFHHPYFVPGPHYFPSSNNQYVPMAVRLPGDKLGQMMTHQTQKNLMSCTCPFSRPPFGCGNFSSSVPECLGFYEDRYQRQEVMFSALDGDYPFKEYPEESIREDHHSCESLEVVSFHNICKEERYLSPLPQLDVGALEEVLSATPSTPSSIHLVNVTDSDEEEEVKLLREL; from the exons ATGgagcggggggctggggagcgcCCCCGCCGCTCCGGGGCTCCCCCGGAGCCGCCCgcgggcccccgccgccccccgccgccccccccgcagGAGGAGGCCAAGGGCCCCCTCAGGGTGCTGCACATCAAAGTCGAGGAGCCCGAGCCGGAGGAGGGAGATCCCCGGGGCTGCCACGGGGACAGCAGGGAGCCAGGGGGCGAGTTGAGGTGCTCCCCGGCTCCCTGGGGGGGTAAAGAGGAGGCCCGCGGCCCCATCAAGAGAGACGGGGGCCATGAAGGGGGCAGCGGAGAAGGCCACAACGAGGTGAAGGTGCTGGAGAAGAGGGGCAATGGGAAGGAGCCCTGGAGAGGAGGTGCTGTCAAAGTGGAGCCGCCTGACGTGGCCTTTGAGGCCTGCGGGGTGAAGGTGGAAAAGGACGATGCCCCGGCTGGCTCCCTGTGTGGGCCCGCTCACGCCAGCACCGATGACCGCAAGGCGCAGCTGTGTGAGGGGTTCGGGATCCTCCCTGAAGATCTGAAGATCCCAGTTGTGTTTCACCCCTTACCTCCTGGGACCCGCATACAGATCCAAGGCCCGCTGCTGCCAGAGCTGATCCATGTGACTAAAGTGCCAGTGAAACAAGTGCCGCTTAAAATGCAGTCTTTACTGGAGCCTTCAGTAAAGATTGAAACTAAAAATGTTCCCCTCACAGTACTGCCCTCCGATTCAG GTATGCCAGATACTCCATTTAGCAAGGACAAAAGTGGCCATGTAAAGCGTCCAATGAATGCATTTATGGTGTGGGCTAGGATTCATCGGCCCGCCCTAGCAAAAGCTAACCCAGCTGCCAATAATGCAGAAATCAGTGTTCAGCTTGGATTGGAGTGGAGCAAACTGactgaagagcagaagcagcccTATTATGACGaagctcagaaaataaaacaaaggcaCAGAGAGGAATTTCCTG GTTGGGTTTATCAACCACGACCAGGCAAAAGAAAGCGTTTTCCACTGCCTGTCTCTGCTGTATTTTCCGGCACTTCTCAGAGTATCATCGCTACAAATCCAGCTGGCATTTGCCCTTTCCAGTCACCTGCTTACTCTGTTGTCATCCCCAATGTTAAGAACAGTATTGGACATCCAGTCT GTGAGTCTCCTTCTGCCATCCGTCTGCCGGCTTCTTCCATTCAACATGCTGGTCCAATAACTCTTTTCCAGACTACTAGTGCAAGCACCGCATCAGTGGCTGTTCCAGCTCCAACCCTGCCCCTGCGCCCTGTAATTTCACCACAGCACTTTGCTGAACCTGCTCAGACAGAAGCTCTTGATGTATCATCTGGGCTCAATTGCTCTCTGAAGAGACCTACACCAGTTTTCATTGAGAGCTTCAGCAGAAACCCAAGTAACATAACCACCAATAATGGCAGATTTTCTGTCTCTAATAGTGAGCCCCCAAAGGAGTACCCAGGGGTTTCTATTTTTCCTAGAGGTGTACCTCTTCCCCAAGCTACCCCTTTTCTTCACTCACATGTCTATGAGTCTCCTCCCATTGGTCAGCCAGCCAGTCTGTTTGGAGTACCTCCTCGGTTTTCATTTCACCACCCATACTTTGTACCTGGACCTCACTATTTCCCCTCAAG CAACAACCAATATGTTCCTATGGCAGTAAGACTACCTGGTGATAAATTAGGGCAGATGATGACCCATCAAACTCAAAAGAACTTAATGAGCTG CACATGCCCATTCAGCCGACCTCCATTTGGCTGTGGGAATTTCTCCAGCTCAGTGCCTGAATGCCTTGGCTTTTATGAAGACAGGTACCAAAGACAGGAGGTGATGTTTTCAGCTCTGGACGGAGACTATCCTTTCAAGGAATACCCAGAAGAAAGTATACGTGAGGACCACCACAGCTGTGAGAGCCTTGAAGTAGTGTCCTTTCACAACATCTGCAAAGAGGAGCGGTATTTGAGCCCCCTACCACAGCTGGACGTTGGAGCATTAGAGGAGGTTTTGTCAGCCACCCCATCTACTCCCTCCAGCATCCACCTAGTCAATGTAACTGACAGCGATGAGGAAGAAGAAGTAAAGTTGTTGCGagaattgtaa
- the SOX30 gene encoding transcription factor SOX-30 isoform X3, with product MERGAGERPRRSGAPPEPPAGPRRPPPPPPQEEAKGPLRVLHIKVEEPEPEEGDPRGCHGDSREPGGELRCSPAPWGGKEEARGPIKRDGGHEGGSGEGHNEVKVLEKRGNGKEPWRGGAVKVEPPDVAFEACGVKVEKDDAPAGSLCGPAHASTDDRKAQLCEGFGILPEDLKIPVVFHPLPPGTRIQIQGPLLPELIHVTKVPVKQVPLKMQSLLEPSVKIETKNVPLTVLPSDSGMPDTPFSKDKSGHVKRPMNAFMVWARIHRPALAKANPAANNAEISVQLGLEWSKLTEEQKQPYYDEAQKIKQRHREEFPGESPSAIRLPASSIQHAGPITLFQTTSASTASVAVPAPTLPLRPVISPQHFAEPAQTEALDVSSGLNCSLKRPTPVFIESFSRNPSNITTNNGRFSVSNSEPPKEYPGVSIFPRGVPLPQATPFLHSHVYESPPIGQPASLFGVPPRFSFHHPYFVPGPHYFPSSNNQYVPMAVRLPGDKLGQMMTHQTQKNLMSCTCPFSRPPFGCGNFSSSVPECLGFYEDRYQRQEVMFSALDGDYPFKEYPEESIREDHHSCESLEVVSFHNICKEERYLSPLPQLDVGALEEVLSATPSTPSSIHLVNVTDSDEEEEVKLLREL from the exons ATGgagcggggggctggggagcgcCCCCGCCGCTCCGGGGCTCCCCCGGAGCCGCCCgcgggcccccgccgccccccgccgccccccccgcagGAGGAGGCCAAGGGCCCCCTCAGGGTGCTGCACATCAAAGTCGAGGAGCCCGAGCCGGAGGAGGGAGATCCCCGGGGCTGCCACGGGGACAGCAGGGAGCCAGGGGGCGAGTTGAGGTGCTCCCCGGCTCCCTGGGGGGGTAAAGAGGAGGCCCGCGGCCCCATCAAGAGAGACGGGGGCCATGAAGGGGGCAGCGGAGAAGGCCACAACGAGGTGAAGGTGCTGGAGAAGAGGGGCAATGGGAAGGAGCCCTGGAGAGGAGGTGCTGTCAAAGTGGAGCCGCCTGACGTGGCCTTTGAGGCCTGCGGGGTGAAGGTGGAAAAGGACGATGCCCCGGCTGGCTCCCTGTGTGGGCCCGCTCACGCCAGCACCGATGACCGCAAGGCGCAGCTGTGTGAGGGGTTCGGGATCCTCCCTGAAGATCTGAAGATCCCAGTTGTGTTTCACCCCTTACCTCCTGGGACCCGCATACAGATCCAAGGCCCGCTGCTGCCAGAGCTGATCCATGTGACTAAAGTGCCAGTGAAACAAGTGCCGCTTAAAATGCAGTCTTTACTGGAGCCTTCAGTAAAGATTGAAACTAAAAATGTTCCCCTCACAGTACTGCCCTCCGATTCAG GTATGCCAGATACTCCATTTAGCAAGGACAAAAGTGGCCATGTAAAGCGTCCAATGAATGCATTTATGGTGTGGGCTAGGATTCATCGGCCCGCCCTAGCAAAAGCTAACCCAGCTGCCAATAATGCAGAAATCAGTGTTCAGCTTGGATTGGAGTGGAGCAAACTGactgaagagcagaagcagcccTATTATGACGaagctcagaaaataaaacaaaggcaCAGAGAGGAATTTCCTG GTGAGTCTCCTTCTGCCATCCGTCTGCCGGCTTCTTCCATTCAACATGCTGGTCCAATAACTCTTTTCCAGACTACTAGTGCAAGCACCGCATCAGTGGCTGTTCCAGCTCCAACCCTGCCCCTGCGCCCTGTAATTTCACCACAGCACTTTGCTGAACCTGCTCAGACAGAAGCTCTTGATGTATCATCTGGGCTCAATTGCTCTCTGAAGAGACCTACACCAGTTTTCATTGAGAGCTTCAGCAGAAACCCAAGTAACATAACCACCAATAATGGCAGATTTTCTGTCTCTAATAGTGAGCCCCCAAAGGAGTACCCAGGGGTTTCTATTTTTCCTAGAGGTGTACCTCTTCCCCAAGCTACCCCTTTTCTTCACTCACATGTCTATGAGTCTCCTCCCATTGGTCAGCCAGCCAGTCTGTTTGGAGTACCTCCTCGGTTTTCATTTCACCACCCATACTTTGTACCTGGACCTCACTATTTCCCCTCAAG CAACAACCAATATGTTCCTATGGCAGTAAGACTACCTGGTGATAAATTAGGGCAGATGATGACCCATCAAACTCAAAAGAACTTAATGAGCTG CACATGCCCATTCAGCCGACCTCCATTTGGCTGTGGGAATTTCTCCAGCTCAGTGCCTGAATGCCTTGGCTTTTATGAAGACAGGTACCAAAGACAGGAGGTGATGTTTTCAGCTCTGGACGGAGACTATCCTTTCAAGGAATACCCAGAAGAAAGTATACGTGAGGACCACCACAGCTGTGAGAGCCTTGAAGTAGTGTCCTTTCACAACATCTGCAAAGAGGAGCGGTATTTGAGCCCCCTACCACAGCTGGACGTTGGAGCATTAGAGGAGGTTTTGTCAGCCACCCCATCTACTCCCTCCAGCATCCACCTAGTCAATGTAACTGACAGCGATGAGGAAGAAGAAGTAAAGTTGTTGCGagaattgtaa
- the SOX30 gene encoding transcription factor SOX-30 isoform X4 — protein sequence MERGAGERPRRSGAPPEPPAGPRRPPPPPPQEEAKGPLRVLHIKVEEPEPEEGDPRGCHGDSREPGGELRCSPAPWGGKEEARGPIKRDGGHEGGSGEGHNEVKVLEKRGNGKEPWRGGAVKVEPPDVAFEACGVKVEKDDAPAGSLCGPAHASTDDRKAQLCEGFGILPEDLKIPVVFHPLPPGTRIQIQGPLLPELIHVTKVPVKQVPLKMQSLLEPSVKIETKNVPLTVLPSDSGMPDTPFSKDKSGHVKRPMNAFMVWARIHRPALAKANPAANNAEISVQLGLEWSKLTEEQKQPYYDEAQKIKQRHREEFPGWVYQPRPGKRKRFPLPVSAVFSGTSQSIIATNPAGICPFQSPAYSVVIPNVKNSIGHPVCESPSAIRLPASSIQHAGPITLFQTTSASTASVAVPAPTLPLRPVISPQHFAEPAQTEALDVSSGLNCSLKRPTPVFIESFSRNPSNITTNNGRFSVSNSEPPKEYPGVSIFPRGVPLPQATPFLHSHVYESPPIGQPASLFGVPPRFSFHHPYFVPGPHYFPSS from the exons ATGgagcggggggctggggagcgcCCCCGCCGCTCCGGGGCTCCCCCGGAGCCGCCCgcgggcccccgccgccccccgccgccccccccgcagGAGGAGGCCAAGGGCCCCCTCAGGGTGCTGCACATCAAAGTCGAGGAGCCCGAGCCGGAGGAGGGAGATCCCCGGGGCTGCCACGGGGACAGCAGGGAGCCAGGGGGCGAGTTGAGGTGCTCCCCGGCTCCCTGGGGGGGTAAAGAGGAGGCCCGCGGCCCCATCAAGAGAGACGGGGGCCATGAAGGGGGCAGCGGAGAAGGCCACAACGAGGTGAAGGTGCTGGAGAAGAGGGGCAATGGGAAGGAGCCCTGGAGAGGAGGTGCTGTCAAAGTGGAGCCGCCTGACGTGGCCTTTGAGGCCTGCGGGGTGAAGGTGGAAAAGGACGATGCCCCGGCTGGCTCCCTGTGTGGGCCCGCTCACGCCAGCACCGATGACCGCAAGGCGCAGCTGTGTGAGGGGTTCGGGATCCTCCCTGAAGATCTGAAGATCCCAGTTGTGTTTCACCCCTTACCTCCTGGGACCCGCATACAGATCCAAGGCCCGCTGCTGCCAGAGCTGATCCATGTGACTAAAGTGCCAGTGAAACAAGTGCCGCTTAAAATGCAGTCTTTACTGGAGCCTTCAGTAAAGATTGAAACTAAAAATGTTCCCCTCACAGTACTGCCCTCCGATTCAG GTATGCCAGATACTCCATTTAGCAAGGACAAAAGTGGCCATGTAAAGCGTCCAATGAATGCATTTATGGTGTGGGCTAGGATTCATCGGCCCGCCCTAGCAAAAGCTAACCCAGCTGCCAATAATGCAGAAATCAGTGTTCAGCTTGGATTGGAGTGGAGCAAACTGactgaagagcagaagcagcccTATTATGACGaagctcagaaaataaaacaaaggcaCAGAGAGGAATTTCCTG GTTGGGTTTATCAACCACGACCAGGCAAAAGAAAGCGTTTTCCACTGCCTGTCTCTGCTGTATTTTCCGGCACTTCTCAGAGTATCATCGCTACAAATCCAGCTGGCATTTGCCCTTTCCAGTCACCTGCTTACTCTGTTGTCATCCCCAATGTTAAGAACAGTATTGGACATCCAGTCT GTGAGTCTCCTTCTGCCATCCGTCTGCCGGCTTCTTCCATTCAACATGCTGGTCCAATAACTCTTTTCCAGACTACTAGTGCAAGCACCGCATCAGTGGCTGTTCCAGCTCCAACCCTGCCCCTGCGCCCTGTAATTTCACCACAGCACTTTGCTGAACCTGCTCAGACAGAAGCTCTTGATGTATCATCTGGGCTCAATTGCTCTCTGAAGAGACCTACACCAGTTTTCATTGAGAGCTTCAGCAGAAACCCAAGTAACATAACCACCAATAATGGCAGATTTTCTGTCTCTAATAGTGAGCCCCCAAAGGAGTACCCAGGGGTTTCTATTTTTCCTAGAGGTGTACCTCTTCCCCAAGCTACCCCTTTTCTTCACTCACATGTCTATGAGTCTCCTCCCATTGGTCAGCCAGCCAGTCTGTTTGGAGTACCTCCTCGGTTTTCATTTCACCACCCATACTTTGTACCTGGACCTCACTATTTCCCCTCAAG ctGA
- the THG1L gene encoding probable tRNA(His) guanylyltransferase isoform X1 — MLGCWRAASAISAGSGRWPGCVRGRRRLSMAKSKFEYVRDFEADDTCLPNCWIVVRLDGRNFHRFSEQHEFKKPNDDRALHLMTKCAQTVMQELEDIAIAYGQSDEYSFVFKKKSRWFKRRASKFMTHVVSQFASSYVFYWKDYFKDQQLLYPPGFDGRIVLYPSNQNLKDYLSWRQADCHVNNLYNTVFWMLVQRSGLTPVQAQDRLQGTLAGDKNEILFSEFNINYNNEPLMYRKGTVLIWQKINEVVTKKIKLPKETEEKEVEVTRTRTKVVPLHCDIIGDQFWEEYPEILAEDS, encoded by the exons ATGCTGGGGTGCTGGCGGGCCGCATCAGCCATTtccgcggggagcgggcggtGGCCGGGCTGCgtgcgcggccgccgccgcctctccATGGCGAAAAGCAAGTTCGAGTACGTGCGGGACTTTGAGGCGGACGACACCTGTCTGCCCAACTGCTGGATAGTGGTCCGGCTGGACGGCCGCAACTTCCACAG GTTTTCTGAGCAGCATGAGTTCAAAAAGCCAAATGATGACCGCGCTCTTCATCTGATGACCAAGTGTGCCCAGACAGTGATGCAAGAATTGGAGGATATTGCTATTGCTTATGGACAGAGTGATGAatatagttttgttttcaaaaagaagagTAGATGGTTTAAAAGAAGAGCAAG TAAGTTCATGACTCATGTGGTCTCCCAGTTTGCCTCAAGTTACGTTTTCTATTGGAAGGATTACTTTAAGGACCAGCAACTTCTGTACCCACCAGGATTTGATGGACGAATTGTGTTGTATCCCAGCAACCAAAATTTAAAGGACTACCTCAGCTGGAGACAAGCAGATT GCCATGTTAATAATCTTTATAATACAGTGTTTTGGATGCTTGTACAGCGAAGTGGTTTGACACCAGTGCAAGCACAGGATAGACTCCAG GGAACTCTGGCTGGAGATAAGAACGAAATCTTATTTTCCGAATTCAACATCAACTACAACAATGAACCTTTGATGTATAGAAAAGGAACTGTCTTAATATGGCAGAAG ATTAATGAAGTCGtgactaagaaaataaaactgccaaaggaaacagaagaaaaggaagtcGAAGTGACTCGGACTAGGACTAAAGTTGTTCCCCTGCACTGTGACATTATTGGGGACCAGTTCTGGGAGGAATATCCTGAGATTCTGGCTGAGGATAGTTGA